A single region of the Streptomyces sp. ITFR-16 genome encodes:
- a CDS encoding Zn-dependent alcohol dehydrogenase produces the protein MVRAAVLSAVGAPLEITDITLPEPGPGRVRVRLAAAGVCHSDLSLSNGTMRVPVPAVLGHEGAGTVVAVGEGVTHVVPGDGVVLNWAPSCGNCHHCGIGEVWLCARALAGAADLHARTADGVDLHPGLNVAAFAQETVVAANCVLPAPDGIPLTDAALLGCAVLTGYGAVHHSARVREGESVVVFGIGGVGLAVLQAARIAGAAQIIAVDISPEKEELARRAGATDYVVASATTPREIRALTGGQGADVAVECVGRAATIRTAWESTRRGGRTTVVGIGGKDQQVTFNALELFHWGRSLTGCVYGNSDPARDLPVLAGHIGAGRFDLSMMVTERIALDGIPAAFDNMIAGKGGRALVVF, from the coding sequence GTGGTCCGCGCCGCCGTACTGTCCGCCGTCGGAGCTCCGCTGGAGATCACCGACATCACCCTGCCGGAGCCCGGCCCCGGCCGGGTGCGCGTCCGTCTCGCCGCCGCCGGGGTCTGCCACTCCGACCTCTCGCTGTCCAACGGCACGATGCGGGTGCCCGTGCCGGCCGTCCTCGGCCACGAGGGCGCCGGTACCGTCGTCGCGGTCGGCGAGGGCGTCACGCATGTCGTCCCCGGCGACGGGGTGGTGCTCAACTGGGCGCCGTCCTGCGGGAACTGCCACCACTGCGGGATCGGCGAGGTCTGGCTCTGCGCCCGCGCCCTGGCCGGCGCGGCCGACCTCCACGCCCGCACCGCCGACGGCGTCGACCTGCACCCCGGGCTGAACGTCGCGGCCTTCGCGCAGGAGACCGTGGTCGCCGCGAACTGCGTGCTGCCCGCCCCCGACGGCATCCCGCTCACCGACGCGGCCCTGCTCGGCTGCGCGGTGCTGACCGGGTACGGCGCGGTCCACCACAGCGCCCGGGTCCGCGAGGGCGAGTCCGTCGTGGTGTTCGGTATCGGCGGCGTCGGCCTCGCCGTGCTCCAGGCCGCCCGGATCGCGGGGGCCGCGCAGATCATCGCGGTCGACATCTCCCCGGAGAAGGAGGAGCTGGCCCGCCGGGCCGGGGCCACCGACTACGTCGTCGCCTCCGCCACCACACCCCGCGAGATCCGGGCGCTCACCGGCGGCCAGGGCGCGGACGTGGCCGTCGAGTGCGTCGGCCGGGCGGCCACCATCCGTACCGCCTGGGAGTCCACCCGCCGGGGCGGGCGAACCACGGTCGTCGGCATCGGCGGCAAGGACCAGCAGGTGACCTTCAACGCCCTGGAACTCTTCCACTGGGGCCGGTCCCTGACGGGCTGTGTGTACGGCAACAGCGACCCGGCCCGCGATCTGCCGGTGCTGGCCGGCCACATCGGGGCGGGCCGCTTCGACCTCTCCATGATGGTCACCGAACGGATCGCCCTGGACGGCATCCCGGCCGCCTTCGACAACATGATCGCCGGCAAGGGCGGCCGGGCGCTGGTGGTCTTCTAG
- a CDS encoding TetR/AcrR family transcriptional regulator, which translates to MSTAEETDGENTPWAEVTPEAARRLLVAAVDAFAERGYHATTTRDIAGRAGMSPAALYIHYKTKEELLHRISRIGHDRALALLESAADGEGTAAERLADAVRCFVRWHAERHTTARVVQYELDALGEEHRTEIVGLRRRSDAVVRRIIGEGVAAGEFDVPDVPGTTLAVLSLCIDVARWFNAQGSRTPDEVGELYAGLVLRMVAAER; encoded by the coding sequence ATGAGCACGGCGGAGGAGACCGACGGCGAGAACACGCCGTGGGCCGAAGTGACGCCCGAGGCGGCCCGGCGGCTCCTCGTGGCGGCCGTCGACGCCTTCGCCGAGCGCGGGTACCACGCGACCACCACCCGGGACATCGCCGGCCGCGCCGGCATGAGCCCCGCCGCGCTCTACATCCACTACAAGACGAAGGAAGAGCTGCTCCACCGGATCAGCCGGATCGGTCACGACCGGGCCCTGGCGCTCCTGGAGTCCGCCGCCGACGGTGAGGGCACGGCCGCCGAGCGGCTCGCCGACGCCGTACGGTGCTTCGTCCGCTGGCACGCCGAGCGGCACACCACCGCCCGGGTGGTCCAGTACGAGCTCGACGCCCTCGGTGAGGAGCACCGCACCGAGATCGTCGGGCTGCGCCGCCGGAGCGACGCGGTGGTGCGCCGGATCATCGGCGAGGGCGTGGCGGCGGGGGAGTTCGACGTCCCCGACGTGCCCGGCACCACGCTGGCGGTGCTCTCGCTCTGCATCGACGTGGCCCGCTGGTTCAACGCCCAGGGCAGCCGGACGCCCGACGAGGTCGGCGAGCTCTACGCCGGTCTGGTGCTGCGGATGGTCGCGGCCGAGCGGTGA
- a CDS encoding TetR/AcrR family transcriptional regulator, which produces MARPRKPLLSRDRIVETASALVDAEGLDAVSTRRLAAELGVSGPSLYNHFRNKDEILDAVADAVSAQVDLSMFEESDPRDWRAALHDWALSYRAALTEHPHIVPVLAQGPGRRPAGLRVADAVFGAMVRAGWPPAQATYIGALMRYFITGSALGSFARGFVDDETAYDPADYPHLGQAHLLAERRQKVDEGAFETGLRALLDGLALQYAPPAPGR; this is translated from the coding sequence ATGGCCCGCCCGCGCAAGCCCCTCCTGAGCAGAGACCGCATCGTCGAGACGGCGAGCGCCCTCGTGGACGCCGAGGGGCTCGACGCCGTCTCCACCCGCCGCCTCGCGGCCGAACTCGGGGTCAGCGGGCCCTCGCTCTACAACCACTTCCGCAACAAGGACGAGATCCTGGACGCGGTCGCCGACGCCGTCTCGGCCCAGGTCGATCTGTCGATGTTCGAGGAGTCCGACCCCCGCGACTGGCGCGCCGCCCTGCACGACTGGGCGCTCTCCTACCGCGCGGCACTCACCGAGCACCCGCACATCGTCCCGGTGCTCGCCCAGGGCCCCGGCCGCCGCCCGGCCGGACTGCGGGTCGCCGACGCCGTCTTCGGCGCCATGGTCCGCGCGGGCTGGCCGCCCGCCCAGGCCACGTACATCGGCGCCCTGATGCGCTACTTCATCACCGGCTCCGCGCTCGGCTCCTTCGCCCGGGGCTTCGTGGACGACGAGACGGCGTACGACCCCGCCGACTACCCGCACCTGGGCCAGGCGCACCTGCTGGCCGAGCGCCGCCAGAAGGTCGACGAGGGGGCGTTCGAGACCGGGCTGCGGGCGCTGCTCGACGGGCTCGCGCTTCAGTACGCCCCGCCCGCGCCGGGCCGGTGA
- a CDS encoding aldehyde dehydrogenase family protein: protein MKAHDGMYIGGAWRPAAAADTIAVVNPADEQVIARVPAGTAQDVDAAVRAARAAFPGWAATPPAGRAALIGALRDVLAARKDEIAETVTAELGSPLPLSQAVHAGVPVLVAGSYAELAASYAFEERHGNSTVFLEPVGVVGAITPWNYPLHQIVAKVAPALAAGCTVVLKPAEDTPLTAQLFAEATEEAGLPAGVFNLVTGLGPVAGQALAEHEDVDLVSFTGSTAVGKRIGAAAGGAVKRVALELGGKSANVILPGADLAKAVNVGIANVMSNSGQTCSAWTRMLVDAERYEEAVALAAAAVAKYVPGERVGPLVNAKQRDRVRGYIEKGVEEGARIVAGGPEAPLPTGYYVSPTVFADVTPEMAIAQEEIFGPVVSVLKYEDEADALRIANGTVYGLAGAVWAADDAQAVAFARRMDTGQVDINGGRFNPLAPFGGYKQSGVGRELGSHGLAEYLQTKSLQF, encoded by the coding sequence ATGAAGGCCCATGACGGGATGTACATCGGCGGCGCATGGCGGCCCGCCGCCGCAGCGGACACGATCGCGGTGGTGAACCCGGCGGACGAGCAGGTCATCGCCAGGGTCCCGGCCGGTACGGCGCAGGACGTCGACGCCGCGGTACGGGCCGCGCGCGCCGCCTTCCCCGGCTGGGCCGCCACCCCGCCCGCCGGGCGCGCCGCCCTGATCGGCGCGCTGCGCGACGTGCTGGCCGCCCGCAAGGACGAGATCGCCGAGACGGTCACCGCCGAGCTGGGCTCACCGCTGCCGCTGTCGCAGGCCGTGCACGCGGGCGTCCCGGTCCTGGTCGCCGGCTCCTACGCCGAACTCGCCGCCTCCTACGCCTTCGAGGAGCGGCACGGCAACTCCACCGTGTTCCTGGAGCCGGTCGGCGTGGTCGGCGCGATCACCCCGTGGAACTACCCGCTGCACCAGATCGTCGCCAAGGTCGCCCCCGCGCTCGCCGCCGGCTGCACGGTCGTCCTCAAGCCCGCCGAGGACACCCCGCTCACCGCGCAGCTCTTCGCCGAGGCCACCGAGGAGGCCGGGCTGCCCGCCGGCGTCTTCAACCTGGTCACCGGCCTCGGCCCGGTCGCCGGGCAGGCCCTCGCCGAGCACGAGGACGTCGACCTGGTCTCCTTCACCGGTTCCACCGCCGTCGGCAAGCGGATCGGCGCCGCCGCGGGCGGCGCGGTCAAGCGCGTGGCCCTGGAACTCGGCGGCAAGTCCGCCAACGTCATCCTGCCGGGCGCCGATCTGGCCAAGGCGGTCAACGTCGGCATCGCCAACGTGATGTCCAACTCCGGCCAGACGTGCAGCGCCTGGACCCGGATGCTGGTCGACGCCGAACGGTACGAGGAGGCCGTCGCCCTCGCGGCCGCCGCCGTCGCCAAGTACGTACCCGGCGAGCGGGTCGGCCCGCTCGTCAACGCCAAGCAGCGGGACCGGGTGCGCGGTTACATCGAGAAGGGCGTCGAGGAGGGCGCCCGGATCGTGGCCGGCGGCCCCGAGGCACCGCTCCCGACCGGGTACTACGTCAGTCCCACGGTCTTCGCCGATGTCACCCCGGAGATGGCCATCGCCCAGGAGGAGATCTTCGGCCCCGTCGTCTCGGTCCTGAAGTACGAGGACGAGGCGGACGCGCTGCGCATCGCCAACGGCACGGTGTACGGACTCGCGGGCGCCGTCTGGGCCGCCGACGACGCACAGGCCGTCGCGTTCGCCCGCCGGATGGACACCGGCCAGGTCGACATCAACGGCGGCCGCTTCAACCCGCTCGCCCCGTTCGGCGGCTACAAGCAGTCCGGCGTCGGGCGCGAACTCGGCTCGCACGGCCTGGCCGAGTACCTCCAGACCAAGTCCCTCCAGTTCTGA
- a CDS encoding DMT family transporter: MTTLPSPSAAPVHRDWRATAAACTTVVLWASAFVSIRSAGDAYSPGALALGRLLAGSLALGALLLVRREGLPSRAARPGIIWSGLLWFGLYMVVLNWGEQQVDAGTAAMVVNIGPLLIALLGARLLGEGLPRRLVLGMAVSFAGAAVVGLSMSGHGGSSVLGVLLCLLAAVAYAGGVVGQKPALRHGSALQITTFGCLVGTVACLPFAGALVSDAADAPLSATLNMVYLGVFPTALAFTTWAYALARTTAGRMGATTYAVPALVVLMSWLLLDEVPALLTVGGGLLCLAGVAVSRMHPQTGATPRNPAPPVEGPRHDAEDPAADRS; this comes from the coding sequence ATGACGACGCTCCCCTCCCCTTCCGCCGCCCCGGTCCACCGTGACTGGCGGGCCACCGCCGCCGCCTGCACCACCGTGGTCCTGTGGGCCTCGGCCTTCGTCTCCATCCGCAGCGCGGGCGACGCCTACTCCCCCGGCGCCCTGGCGCTCGGCCGGCTGCTGGCCGGCTCCCTGGCGCTGGGCGCGCTGCTGCTCGTGCGCCGCGAGGGGCTGCCGTCCCGGGCCGCCCGGCCGGGGATCATCTGGTCCGGGCTGCTGTGGTTCGGCCTGTACATGGTGGTGCTGAACTGGGGCGAGCAGCAGGTGGACGCGGGGACGGCCGCGATGGTCGTGAACATCGGGCCCCTGCTGATCGCCCTGCTCGGCGCCCGGCTGCTCGGCGAGGGGCTGCCGCGCCGCCTGGTGCTGGGCATGGCGGTGTCCTTCGCGGGCGCGGCTGTGGTGGGGCTATCCATGTCGGGGCACGGAGGTTCCTCGGTCCTGGGCGTGCTGCTGTGCCTGCTGGCGGCGGTGGCGTACGCGGGCGGGGTGGTCGGCCAGAAGCCGGCGCTGCGGCACGGGTCGGCGCTCCAGATCACCACGTTCGGCTGCCTGGTCGGGACGGTGGCGTGCCTGCCGTTCGCCGGGGCGCTGGTCTCGGACGCCGCCGACGCCCCGCTGTCCGCGACCCTGAACATGGTCTACCTCGGGGTCTTCCCGACCGCGCTGGCCTTCACCACCTGGGCGTACGCCCTCGCCCGCACCACCGCCGGGCGGATGGGCGCCACCACCTACGCGGTCCCGGCGCTCGTGGTGCTGATGTCGTGGCTGCTGCTGGACGAGGTGCCCGCGCTGCTCACCGTCGGCGGCGGGCTGCTTTGCCTGGCCGGGGTGGCGGTCTCCCGGATGCATCCGCAGACTGGTGCGACGCCGAGGAATCCGGCCCCGCCGGTGGAAGGACCCCGTCATGACGCGGAAGACCCGGCAGCGGACCGGAGCTGA
- the ppk2 gene encoding polyphosphate kinase 2 produces the protein MTRKTRQRTGAEKRRAAKPATQELVKPDGRPRDAWREGYPYDHKLSRKEYDRSERALQIELLKLQHWVKEHDERLVILFEGRDAAGKGGTIKRFTEHLNPRGARVVALEKPTERERTQWYFQRYVAHLPAAGEIVLFDRSWYNRAGVERVMGFCSTREYLEFMHQAPGFERMLARDGIHLVKFWFSVSRNEQLNRFRTRQTDPVRQWKISPVDLASLDKWDAYTEAKELMLFHTDTADAPWTVVKSNDKKRARLEAIRHVLHRFDYPDKDTSVAGEPDPLIVGPASRLFERGETEARLLTTGVPKR, from the coding sequence ATGACGCGGAAGACCCGGCAGCGGACCGGAGCTGAGAAGCGCAGGGCCGCGAAGCCCGCCACCCAGGAGCTGGTCAAGCCCGACGGCCGGCCGCGCGACGCCTGGCGCGAGGGCTATCCGTACGACCACAAGCTGAGCCGCAAGGAGTACGACCGGTCCGAGCGGGCGCTCCAGATCGAGCTGCTGAAGCTCCAGCACTGGGTCAAGGAGCACGACGAGCGGCTCGTCATCCTCTTCGAGGGGCGCGACGCCGCCGGCAAGGGCGGCACCATCAAGCGGTTCACCGAGCACCTCAATCCGCGCGGCGCGCGGGTGGTGGCGCTGGAGAAGCCCACCGAGCGCGAACGCACGCAGTGGTACTTCCAGCGGTACGTGGCGCATCTGCCGGCCGCCGGGGAGATCGTGCTCTTCGACCGGTCCTGGTACAACCGGGCCGGGGTGGAGCGGGTCATGGGCTTCTGCTCGACCCGTGAGTACCTGGAGTTCATGCACCAGGCCCCGGGGTTCGAGCGGATGCTCGCCCGGGACGGCATCCATCTGGTGAAGTTCTGGTTCTCCGTCTCGCGCAACGAGCAGCTCAACCGGTTCAGGACCCGGCAGACCGATCCGGTGCGGCAGTGGAAGATCAGCCCCGTCGACCTGGCCTCGCTGGACAAGTGGGACGCGTACACCGAGGCCAAGGAGCTGATGCTCTTCCACACGGACACGGCGGACGCGCCGTGGACCGTGGTGAAGAGCAACGACAAGAAGCGGGCCCGGCTGGAGGCGATCCGGCATGTGCTGCACCGCTTCGACTACCCGGACAAGGACACGTCGGTGGCCGGGGAGCCGGACCCGCTGATCGTGGGCCCGGCCTCCCGGCTCTTCGAGCGGGGCGAGACGGAGGCCCGGCTGCTCACCACCGGCGTCCCCAAGCGCTAG
- a CDS encoding MaoC family dehydratase, with the protein MAEPRIFTSAQELRDGVGEQLGHSDWLEIDQKRIDLFAEATGDHQWIHVDPERAAAGPFGTTIAHGYLTLSLLPTLVPQVMAVEGAKMGINYGTNKVRFPSTVPVGSRLRATAVLKSVEEAGGGVQITAVVTVEREGGDKPACVAESVSRYYF; encoded by the coding sequence ATGGCAGAGCCGAGGATCTTCACGTCCGCGCAGGAGCTGCGTGACGGCGTGGGCGAGCAGCTGGGGCACAGCGACTGGCTGGAGATCGACCAGAAGCGGATCGACCTCTTCGCCGAGGCCACCGGCGACCACCAGTGGATCCATGTGGACCCCGAGCGCGCGGCGGCCGGACCGTTCGGCACGACGATCGCGCACGGCTACCTCACCCTCTCGCTGCTGCCGACGCTGGTCCCGCAGGTCATGGCGGTCGAGGGCGCGAAGATGGGCATCAACTACGGGACCAACAAGGTCCGCTTCCCCTCCACCGTGCCGGTGGGCTCGCGGCTGCGGGCGACGGCCGTCCTGAAGAGCGTCGAGGAGGCGGGCGGCGGCGTGCAGATCACCGCCGTCGTGACGGTGGAGCGCGAGGGCGGCGACAAGCCGGCCTGCGTCGCCGAGTCGGTGTCGCGCTACTACTTCTGA
- a CDS encoding AAA family ATPase yields MGTGATDHGTHTGPPLLRLHLFGGFRVTRDGGPALAERWPRPSARALVKLLAVSPGHSLHREQAMEICWPGADPQAALGSLRVALHAARRAIEPELAPRASSSYLTGEGTLLRLDPATVVIDADEAEELATRALAEGGTAPLAAALAAFTGELLPEDRYAAWAETRRAQLAALHDRVRLALAEAHLAEGGNESATEVALHALTSAPAEERAHRVVIEACLRQGLRRQAVRQYHLCREALDAELGVRPGPETERLHLLALDAAAAVLPASASPVLPAAIRAPAGSPLRGRDEALRALLAEGGPPVRLVGGEAGVGKTRLTTEAARRAASAGTTVLWGAGHDAEGHTPYGVFVEALDAWLADRPPAERARIGGEYPELAALLPSLGQIGAGRERSPEEERDRFFRGTAGLLGDLAASSPVLLVLDDLHAADTGSYQLLSHLARRAAAGATGWRFLVTYRAEEFDAGDPRRAALEALVHGRLAEPVELGRLDRDQCLAVARDAGALTGLDRVWELSLGNPLFALELARTVHEGADPGAPGAPEGVRQLVAARLARLGPAARRVVEAISVTGGSAALTEILDVAGQGLHPPLSPAEAADAVDAAVTASLVTERPVVAGGRSLPGLAFRHPLVRLTCYDGLSTARRRQLHSAYAEAVLRHRPDAVDTLATQLARADDPGRPAICAGRPSAPPPSAPTTRRTATTPS; encoded by the coding sequence ATGGGCACAGGCGCGACGGACCACGGCACGCACACCGGGCCGCCGCTGCTGCGGCTGCACCTTTTCGGCGGGTTCCGGGTGACCCGTGACGGGGGCCCGGCCCTGGCCGAGCGGTGGCCGCGCCCCAGCGCCCGGGCCCTGGTCAAGCTGCTCGCCGTCTCCCCCGGCCACAGCCTCCACCGCGAACAGGCGATGGAGATCTGCTGGCCCGGCGCCGACCCGCAGGCCGCACTCGGCAGCCTCCGGGTCGCCCTGCACGCCGCCCGTCGCGCCATCGAGCCCGAGCTCGCACCCCGCGCCTCCTCGTCCTATCTGACCGGCGAGGGCACCCTGCTGCGGCTCGACCCGGCGACCGTCGTGATCGACGCGGACGAGGCGGAGGAGCTGGCCACGCGTGCGCTGGCCGAGGGCGGCACCGCGCCGCTGGCCGCAGCGCTTGCCGCGTTCACCGGCGAACTGCTGCCCGAGGACCGCTACGCCGCCTGGGCCGAGACCCGGCGCGCCCAGCTGGCCGCCCTGCACGACCGGGTGCGGCTCGCCCTGGCCGAGGCCCATCTCGCGGAGGGCGGGAACGAAAGCGCCACCGAGGTGGCGCTGCACGCGCTGACCAGCGCCCCGGCGGAGGAGCGGGCCCACCGGGTGGTCATCGAGGCCTGTCTGCGCCAGGGGCTGCGGCGGCAGGCCGTGCGCCAGTACCACCTGTGCCGCGAGGCCCTCGACGCCGAACTCGGCGTACGGCCCGGCCCGGAGACCGAGCGGCTGCACCTGCTGGCGCTCGACGCCGCCGCAGCGGTGCTGCCCGCCTCCGCCTCCCCCGTGCTGCCCGCCGCGATCCGCGCACCGGCGGGCTCCCCGCTGCGCGGCCGGGACGAGGCGCTGCGGGCCCTGCTCGCGGAGGGCGGCCCGCCGGTGCGGCTGGTCGGCGGCGAGGCGGGGGTGGGCAAGACCCGGCTGACGACCGAGGCGGCGCGCAGGGCCGCCTCGGCGGGCACCACCGTGCTGTGGGGCGCGGGTCATGACGCGGAGGGGCACACCCCGTACGGCGTGTTCGTGGAGGCGCTGGACGCCTGGCTGGCCGACCGGCCGCCGGCGGAGCGGGCCCGGATCGGCGGCGAGTACCCCGAACTCGCCGCGCTGCTGCCGTCGCTGGGGCAGATCGGGGCCGGCCGGGAGCGCAGCCCGGAGGAGGAGCGCGACCGGTTCTTCCGGGGCACGGCCGGGCTGCTCGGCGATCTCGCGGCCTCCTCCCCGGTCCTGCTGGTCCTGGACGACCTGCACGCGGCGGACACCGGGTCGTACCAGCTGCTCAGCCATCTGGCCCGGCGGGCGGCGGCCGGCGCTACGGGGTGGCGTTTCCTGGTCACCTACCGGGCGGAGGAGTTCGACGCGGGCGACCCGCGCCGCGCCGCGCTGGAGGCCCTGGTGCACGGGAGGCTCGCCGAGCCCGTCGAGCTGGGACGGCTGGACCGGGACCAGTGCCTGGCCGTCGCGCGGGACGCCGGGGCGCTCACCGGGCTCGACCGGGTGTGGGAACTGTCCCTGGGCAACCCGCTGTTCGCCCTGGAGCTGGCGCGTACGGTCCACGAGGGGGCGGACCCCGGGGCCCCGGGCGCGCCGGAGGGGGTGCGTCAGCTGGTGGCGGCGCGGCTGGCCCGGCTGGGTCCGGCGGCCCGGCGGGTGGTCGAGGCGATCTCGGTGACCGGGGGCAGCGCGGCGCTCACGGAGATCCTGGACGTGGCCGGGCAGGGCCTGCATCCGCCGCTCTCACCGGCCGAGGCGGCCGACGCCGTGGACGCGGCGGTGACGGCGTCCCTGGTGACCGAGCGGCCGGTGGTGGCGGGCGGCCGCTCGCTGCCCGGGCTCGCCTTCCGCCATCCGCTGGTGCGGCTGACCTGCTACGACGGCCTG
- the soxR gene encoding redox-sensitive transcriptional activator SoxR encodes MPQIPQTLHELTVGQLSARSGAAVSALHFYEAKGLISSRRTSGNQRRYSRDALRRVAFVRAAQRVGIPLATIRDALAELPEERTPNRDDWARLSAAWRSELDERITQLARLRDHLTDCIGCGCLSLETCVLSNPDDVNGERISGSRLMPERRSANRPPGRS; translated from the coding sequence GTGCCCCAGATCCCACAGACACTCCATGAACTCACGGTCGGTCAGCTCTCCGCACGCAGCGGCGCCGCCGTCTCGGCCCTGCACTTCTACGAGGCCAAGGGCCTGATCAGCAGCCGACGCACCAGCGGCAACCAGCGCCGCTACAGCAGGGACGCGCTGCGCCGGGTCGCCTTCGTCCGCGCGGCCCAGCGGGTCGGCATTCCGCTCGCCACCATCCGCGACGCGCTGGCCGAACTCCCCGAGGAGCGCACCCCCAACCGCGACGACTGGGCGCGGCTCTCCGCGGCGTGGCGCTCCGAACTGGACGAGCGCATCACGCAGCTGGCCCGGCTGCGCGACCACCTCACCGACTGCATCGGCTGCGGCTGCCTCTCGCTGGAGACCTGCGTGCTGTCCAACCCGGACGACGTCAACGGTGAGCGGATCAGCGGCTCGCGGCTGATGCCGGAGCGCAGGAGCGCCAACCGCCCCCCGGGCAGGAGCTGA
- a CDS encoding YiaA/YiaB family inner membrane protein encodes MSDTTSVKQQNTAAFYGQAVASFGVAMGAVALGIYSLDADAWVRGFLAIGVLYLVTSCFTLAKVIRDRQEAGQLVSRVDQARLEKILAEHDPFQKL; translated from the coding sequence ATGAGTGACACGACATCGGTCAAGCAGCAGAACACCGCGGCCTTCTACGGCCAGGCGGTCGCCTCCTTCGGGGTCGCGATGGGTGCGGTGGCCCTCGGGATCTACTCCCTCGACGCGGACGCCTGGGTGCGCGGATTCCTCGCCATCGGCGTCCTCTACCTCGTCACGTCCTGCTTCACCCTGGCCAAGGTCATCAGGGACAGGCAGGAGGCGGGACAGCTGGTCAGCCGGGTCGACCAGGCCCGGCTGGAGAAGATCCTCGCCGAGCACGACCCCTTCCAGAAGCTCTGA
- a CDS encoding acyl-CoA dehydrogenase family protein yields the protein MNLELSEEQAAVRQLARDFVTRDIAPHVVEWDRAESVDRSIVKKLGSLGFLGLTVPEEYGGSGGDHLAYCLVTEELGRGDSSVRGIVSVSLGLVAKTIAAWGDEEQKRRWLPRLTAGDAVGCFGLTEPGTGSDAGNLTTRAVRDGGDYVINGGKMFITNGTWADVVLLFARTNDTPGHRGISAFLVPADAPGLTRRTIHGKLGLRGQATAELALEDVRVPASALLGPEGKGFSIAMSALAKGRMSVAAGCVGIAQAALDAAVGYAGEREQFGKSIASHQLVQELISDISVDTDAARLLTWRVADLIDRGEPFATAASQAKLFASEAAVRAANNALQVYGGYGYIDEYPVGKLLRDARVMTLYEGTSQIQKLIIGRALTGVSAF from the coding sequence ATGAACCTGGAACTCAGCGAGGAGCAGGCAGCCGTCCGGCAGCTCGCCAGGGACTTCGTCACCCGCGACATCGCCCCGCACGTCGTGGAGTGGGACCGGGCCGAGAGCGTCGACCGGTCGATCGTGAAGAAGCTGGGCTCCCTCGGCTTCCTCGGCCTGACCGTCCCGGAGGAGTACGGCGGCTCGGGCGGCGACCACCTCGCGTACTGCCTGGTGACCGAGGAGCTGGGGCGCGGCGACTCCTCGGTGCGCGGCATCGTCTCGGTCTCCCTCGGCCTGGTCGCCAAGACCATTGCCGCGTGGGGCGACGAGGAGCAGAAGCGCCGGTGGCTGCCCCGGCTCACGGCGGGCGACGCGGTCGGCTGCTTCGGGCTGACCGAACCCGGCACCGGCTCGGACGCCGGCAACCTGACGACGCGGGCGGTCCGGGACGGCGGGGACTACGTCATCAACGGCGGCAAGATGTTCATCACCAACGGCACCTGGGCCGATGTGGTGCTCCTGTTCGCCCGCACCAACGACACCCCCGGCCACAGGGGCATCTCCGCTTTCCTGGTCCCCGCCGACGCCCCCGGCCTCACCCGCCGCACCATCCACGGCAAGCTCGGTCTGCGCGGCCAGGCGACGGCCGAACTGGCGCTGGAGGACGTCCGCGTCCCCGCCTCCGCCCTGCTGGGCCCCGAGGGCAAGGGCTTCTCGATCGCCATGTCCGCCCTGGCCAAGGGGCGGATGTCGGTGGCGGCGGGCTGTGTCGGCATCGCGCAGGCGGCGCTGGACGCGGCCGTGGGGTACGCGGGCGAGCGCGAGCAGTTCGGCAAGTCCATCGCGAGCCACCAGCTCGTCCAGGAACTCATCAGCGACATCTCCGTGGACACCGACGCCGCCCGCCTGCTGACCTGGCGCGTCGCCGACCTGATCGACCGGGGCGAGCCCTTCGCCACCGCCGCCTCCCAGGCGAAGCTGTTCGCGTCCGAGGCCGCCGTCCGCGCCGCCAACAACGCGCTCCAGGTGTACGGCGGCTACGGCTACATCGACGAGTACCCGGTCGGCAAGCTGCTGCGGGACGCCCGTGTGATGACGCTCTACGAGGGCACCAGCCAGATCCAGAAGCTGATCATCGGCCGCGCGCTGACCGGGGTCTCCGCCTTCTGA